The Leptospira koniambonensis sequence TTCTTAGACTTTCCAGACACCTTCTACGAATAAATAACAGAAAGAGAGAGTCCCCAGATAAACAGACATGGTTGGGATTGCCCAAAGTAATTTTGTTCTAAAAGGTTTATGTTCTGTATGAAAATAAGCGAATGTAGCGAATATTCCCAATACAAATTCAGGAAACAGAACATAGATCGCTGTATGACCGATCATAGAAACATTCTGAGCATACCAAACTGGGATTAATCTCATAAATTCTTCGGACAAGAAGAAGATAACAAATGAACTTACTCCAGCTAACAGGTATTTGCTGATCGGATTTGCTTCCGGAAATCTTTTTTCAAATCTAGTAGAAACATATACTATGATAAATAGCGGAATGGTCCAGAGTCCCGCCATATAAGCAGAAACAGTTCCTATCTTATAAAATCCATCCTGGGGAAAAACTAAAACCCCAAGCACCTTGGATAAGAACCAGTCCGGGATCACTTGCAGAATACTTACAGGCAAAACAAAAAGGAAAATATCCATCCAACGATCATGATCCCAGACCTGAGCAACGATTGGCAGAGAGATATTATAGACTAGGACAAGAAAAAACATTCTCCAGCCTGTTGTAGCTGGGATTGGAAGTAATAAGACTATGATACATAGTATGGTGAAGGAGATATGAAAGAATATAGAATGCTTTTCTGTCGTTTTCATCCAGGGATTTCTAACTTTATAGTCCTTTCAGGCAATCTTTTTTCCTCCTTTTCCCGCTTGATTTATTTCCCCTTACCAAAAGGATTTCAGGAAAAATCTATAAGAGATAGGTATTATAAGAATCACATGTCTAAATCCTCCAAAATTTCGGCGATCCGCGCCCGCGAAATCATGGATTCCAGAGGAAATCCTACGGTAGAAGTAGATGTTAAACTGGAAGACGGCTCATTCGGTAGAGCTGCCGTCCCTTCCGGAGCCTCCACGGGAGAATACGAAGCAGTAGAATTGAGAGACGGAGACAAATCCCGTTATTTAGGCAAAGGTGTCCTGAAAGCAGTTGAGAATGTAAATGTAAAGATCAAAGACGTTCTGATTGGTGAAGATGCTTTAGACCAAAACAGAATTGA is a genomic window containing:
- a CDS encoding DUF6989 domain-containing protein, producing the protein MKTTEKHSIFFHISFTILCIIVLLLPIPATTGWRMFFLVLVYNISLPIVAQVWDHDRWMDIFLFVLPVSILQVIPDWFLSKVLGVLVFPQDGFYKIGTVSAYMAGLWTIPLFIIVYVSTRFEKRFPEANPISKYLLAGVSSFVIFFLSEEFMRLIPVWYAQNVSMIGHTAIYVLFPEFVLGIFATFAYFHTEHKPFRTKLLWAIPTMSVYLGTLSFCYLFVEGVWKV